The Rhodopirellula halodulae sequence AAAATCGCGTTCACGGGCGAGCACCGCACGGCTCAGTTGATCATGAAGAACTCGGCTCAGTCACTCAAACGGTTGACGTTTGAACTGGGTGGTAAGAGTCCCAACGTGATTTTCAGCGACGCGGATTTGGACGCTGCTGTGCAAGGCAGTTTCGTGGGTCTGTATCTAAACCAAGGCCAATGTTGCTGTGCCGGCAGTCGCGTCTTCGTCGAAGAATCCATTCACGAAGCCTTCGTTGAAAAGCTCACTGAGCTCACGAACAAACGCGTCGTTGGTAACCCGTTCGAACAGGCCACCGAACAAGGTCCCCAGATCGACCAAGCCCAATTCGACAAAATCATGAGCTACATCGACAAAGGCAACCAGCAAGGTGCGTCCTGCGTCAGTGGTGGCAAACGTTCCGGTGATCGTGGTTACTTCATTGAACCAACCGTCTTCACCGACGTTCAGGACGACATGGCGATCGCGCGTGATGAGATCTTTGGTCCGGTGATGAGCGTGTTGTCGTTCAAGGACAGCGAAGACATTTTGAAACGAGCCAATGACACGATGTTTGGCTTGGCCGCCGCTGTGTGGACACAAGACATCAAGAAAGCGCACCATTTCGCGGCCAACGTTCGCGCAGGAACCGTGTGGGTCAACTGCTACGATGTCTTTGACGCCGCCGCACCGTTCGGCGGATTCAAGATGAGTGGGCAAGGCCGCGAACTCGGAACCGAAGGCCTGAAGCCTTATTTGGAAAGCAAAACCGTGACGGTCGCGCTTTAAAGCAGCGTCGAATCACTCGGAGTTGAGAGCATTCAACATCCGCCGAAGCAACGGGCCCACCAACAGACGGCTCGTTGCTTTTTTTGACTTCGCTTTTTTGGTGAATCCTAGTTCGCCATCAAACGGTATCTCGCGTTGATCGACTCCGCGTCGTAGCGACCGCCGCGTTCGTCTTTAAAACGCTGATACACCCGAGCTCGGTAGGATCGGTCGACTGGTTCTGGACGAGAAGCATCCGTTTTCAATCCGATCTGATCAAACGGGATGGGTTGAAAGCCCTTGGGCGTCGGGAAATCTTCGCGGAATGTGAAGTCCAATTTTTTGACGTCGACAAATGCCTCCCAACCGATCTTCTCAGGCAGTTCGAAATGACCGCTTTTTGGTAGGTCAGTGACGCGTCCCGTTTTCCGACTCTCCATGCCTTCCACCGTTCCCGAACCGCCGTGGACGTGGAACGGAACGCGAACTTCGTTCACATAATTGTCTGCCACAACGCAGAAGGTTTGGGCGAATGGATTCAGGGCGATGGCTTGTCCAAGCTTTGGGAACTCCTCGCTCCACGGCGGACGGTTCCATCCGTTCTTCCCCAGCATCTGCTCCAGCAGATAGATGTTGTCGCCTTTGTCACCATGGGGCAGATCGCGACCAAACCGTTCCAAACCTTTCCACTCGGCAGCAACTTCGTCCGCCGTAATGGCTGATTTGTTCGTCCACCACATGTGACCGGACTTCATCGTGATGTTGTTGCGAAATGAGTTCAACGGTCCTTGGAACTGAGCCGCACCCCGACCCGACCGATAGAAGACATTGCCAAACATCTGCAATCCCATGCCACCATCGTCGTTGCGAAAGCCAAAGATGGGATGCCCGCCGGGCTCGAACAAGTGATGCACGAAATTGAAACGCAACACGTTGTTCATCATGTGCCAATTAGCCCCGCAATAGGCAACGTTGAAGTCACCCATTTCGTAACCAATGTTGTAAAACTCATTGAATTCCATCAGCGTGTCGACCGCGTTGAAACTCAGCGCTCCATTCATGTCATGAACGAGGTTGTGGGCAAAGTACATCCCGACGCCGTTCATCCCCATCACGCCGTATCCGCGACGACGACACGAGTGAACTTCGTTGTTGGTGGCATGGTGATAACAACGTTCCAGCGTTTTGAAATCGCCACCACGCATTGAAAAGGCACTTTCCAAATCATGGAATTCGCATCCGGTGATCCCATGACGCAAACCGCCGTCAATCGACACGCCACGTTGGGCTCCGTTGCGGAACGTGCATCCCGAAAGCAAACACGCTTCACCGGATTGAATCGTTACCGCCGCGCGTCCGGTGTCTTCGAAAACAATGTCACGAAAAACGGTGTATGAAACATCTTTCAGCTGCAGAATCGCGGGATGCTCCGACCACAACAAAGCGAGTGTGGAACTTCGCCGATCAAATCCTTCCGTCGGCCAGAAATACAGACGTGCGTCGTCGGCGTCGTAGTACCACTCACCGGGTTCATCCAATTCGGCCAAAACATTGACCAGGCGTACGCGACGAGGAATGGACTTGATTTTGTTGGCAACTCCGTAGCGTGTGTGCTGCATCAGTTGCACGACTCCGTCGCGGATCATTCCAACTGGTTCGCGTTGAAAATACCAATCGTTGTGAAAGTAGCCTTCCACTTGCATGCTTCGGGTTCGAGCAAACTCTTTTTGCACCAGTGGCGAGAGTGTTTCTACCGTGTCGAACCTCGCACCGTTGGGTGCATCCAAACTTCCGGGGACTGGTTTTTCCCCGGGTTTCAGCCATCGGGTCGTCGGGCCTTGGTCAAAAATATCATCAATGTGGCAGTACCCGAGATTCGGCCACTGAGCCAGTGTCAACAAATTGCCATCTAAAGAGATCTGTCGAGGTCGTCGATACTCGCTCAACAAAGATTGCTGCGACGCCGGGATCGACAACACCATGACGGCACCGTGGGCGGATGGTTTCAAGCGATCCAGGTCCGCTCCCGAAGCGACCTTCGCCGCTTTTAGATCGACCGATTCGCCTGCGGTGAAAACCACTGAGCCTTTTCGTTCGGCACGAAAGATTACCGGTGATTTGGCAGTCCCGGAGTCGATCTTTCCAAACACGACAGGCTGCTCGAACTTGTATCGTCCCGGCCTCAAGACGACTTCCACACCGCCAGGGGGAAGTCCGCTCGCCTTTCGATAATCACGAAGGTGATCGCGCACTTTGTTCAAGTCAGTGAACGGGTTCTGCTTCGATCCATCGGCCGGCGTCTCATTCCCCGGTTCACGTTCCGGGGACACATAAAGAGTCATTCCAGGTTCGATGCTGGGACGCCATTGCGGGTCCAAGTACCGATCGTGATACTCGATCTCCGCATAAGCGGGTGTCGGCAAGGCTTCGTTCGCATTGCAACGATCCGCCGCTTCGCACGACAAAAGTAGAAACGCAAAGACCACACCGGTGGCCTTGCAAGTGGTCAGGATGTTCATCGAGAAGGTGGGTAGGCAGGTGGGAAAGGTTGCTGATTCGACTCAGCGGAGGGAGGCAGTTCGTGGGGTGCGCAAAAGAAGTCGGCAGCAGTTTGGAGCGTAGCTCCTGGTGTGCGGTGATAAAGAGTTCCGTCAAACAGTGTGTAACAAAACACGGATGCCCTACAAAAAGGAAAGACGAGAAGAGAACCGTGTCTCCCCCCGCCTATTTCATGTTGTTTCGAGAAGCCTCTGTTGTTGATCAGAACTTTTCGAATTCAGCTTCCTCAACAGCTTCTCCGTCGGCTCCGATGCCGGCAGCTTCATCCATCGCCTTGAAATCATCTTCGCTGTAATCCAGCAGGACAGGTTCATTGGAGGAGCATCCGGTCAACAATCCAACGGATCCAAAACAGACCGTCAGGGCAAGAATCGTTTTCAACATAGATTTTGTTTCGTAGGTGAATGAAGAAATGTCGGTGGCATGGAAACAACAGCCCGTCGCGTGAACGGGGAGTCATTGTTTGCCGCACTCGCTGTTTGATGCACTCGCTCGCGGTTGTGCTGAACTTTGGTATGTTCGGTTTCCGCCGGCCACAACTCGGCGAGCCGGTGACGCAAGCAAAAGACCGCTGACGCAAGCAAGTGATTGAAATGTTCTACTTGCTCGCGTTTCGCCATGGTGTTTCCAATCGAGACCACACTGGTTGGTTCATGCTGACCCGACTGGACCGTTCGATCAGAACTCTTGATCGATGACTTCTTTGCTGGCACGTGTGCCCAGGGCTCCCCACAACCCATAGGGGCTTGCTCGACCAGCCGTTGGATCACAACCACTGCGGCCGGGATCGACCGGAGGAGCGTCTGAGTTTCCAGAGTCAATCGAATCCGTGATGAATTTGACGGCTCCATCGCCCATCAACACGTGAGCACCGCCCTGGTGACGGCTGCTGGCGGTGAAGGTTCCGACATGTTCGTAGGAATTGGCATTGCCGGAGTTACGCGTGCAGGTTGGTTTGTTGGGAGCCAGCATGGTGTTCATACCGGTGAAAGCGGCACCCGCGGCGGTCCAACGAAAACCACGTTTCACGTTGCCATTGATCAACGGGACGTAGCTTCCATTGTTGATATCCCAGTAAGTGGGCCGCTCTGGATCCACCAACGCGGCGCACGCGTTTGGATTGCACAGAATCTCGTTGTTGGACGAGTTAGTCCCGATCGTCGTGGTCGCGAAATTGTCACCAAGATCGGTGGCGATTTCGCCCATCGCGATGGTGTTGCTCAATCCATCCAAGACATCACGAAACTTCATGCTGGCGTGCGCAACAAACATGCCGCGGCAACGTGGTTCGGCCGAAGCACCCACCACCGTGGAGTTGTTGAAACGGCTCTTGATTCCGCGGTGATTGTTCCAGATCCCATCGCCCAGACACATGGCGTAGTTGGTACGACCCAAAGCTGGCAATCCGGTCCCCGGATCGCTGGGGCAGCGAAGCGTTGGGATTTCAGTTCGAGCTGGGTTATAGCGAGCGACGTCGGATCCTCCGTAGGTGTGATTGGATCCAAACGGCCAGTACAAGATCACTCCATCGTCACTGACCGTTTTGACGGTCATCTGCTCCCACAAACCTTGTTGCTCCATGAATGGCATCATTCCAATCAAAGCGCTGCCTTGAGCTTTGGTGGATCGACGGTTCTCGGATCCTTCGTTGCCATTGTTGTTGGGACCACGGCTCTCGTCGCCATACGGACCCGTGCCTTGAATTGGCATTTGGTTGTAGGCGGAGTGGTAGTTGTGAATGCCCAAGCCAAGTTGCTTGAAATTGTTGCTGCAGCTCATGCGGCGTGCTGCTTCGCGAGCCGCTTGGACGGCGGGCAACAACAAGCCCACCAACACACCAATGATTGCGATCACGACCAACAGTTCCACCAACGTGAAACCGGCGTGACGAATTCGCCCTCGTTCGTTCATCAAATGATTCCTCAAAAAGTTGACTTAGCCAAAGCGGATCTCTATAGAACGAAGACGTCACAACACGACAGATGATCGCTCCAAAATCCGTACAATGGCGGTTCAGATACCGCCTTGGAGGATTACTGCCTCTCGATTCTCATCTAGCCAACTTTTCTTGGGAAATTGCAAAGGTTTTTGTAACTTTCGCGAGAGTTTCGACCCGCCGCTCATCTATAGATAAATCGGAAGTGGTGGCAACGCTTGGAGTTCGGTGGCTATAGATTTTGATCAACGGACCGATCTCAACGATTCGTCAAAAAATCTATCGAATTAAATTCTTTCGAGGCTGATTCTCGTACGAGCGGCAGTAGCTCTGGTAGGCCGAAGATGTGGCCCTGCCACCCAATGGCTCTTTTCACGAATGACTGCGAGATGGAATCACAGGACTCTTCAATCAATCACGCGGATGTCGAACGATTCGTCCGTTTGTTGACGACCCACGAACGAAAGCTTCGCGCTTTCCTCTTCCATTTGGTCGTCGATCGTGATGCGGTCGACGAGATCATGCAGGACGCATGCACGTCGCTCTGGAAGAAATTCTCACAACTCGAAAACGACGACGGCTTTCTGCCTTGGGCCTACGTCATCTGCCGCTACGAAACGTTGATGTACCGCCGCAAACTCGCTCGGGATCGACTGGTGTTCGATGAAGGACTGATCGAACAACTTGCCAACGAATATGAATCGCACATCACTTCGGAAGCTGTGGATCTTCGGCAGTCTTACTTGAAGGAATGCATGACGCATCTTCGCGAGAACGACCAACGGCTGTTGATGACGGCTTATGGTTCCAAGACCACCATCATCGACATGGCGGAACAACTCGGAACCAGCTCCAACGCACTTTACAAGTCTCTTGGACGTCTGCGCAGACGTTTGAAGGATTGCGTTCGAAGCAAATTGGTGGCAACAACGTGACACCCAACTCGTCAATCGCCACTTTTTTCGCCACCGGTCCAAAGGACATTGAGCGGGGAACATGAATCGACAACTGGACGAACTGATCGATCAATACTGTGCCGGGTGCATTTCCAAAGAGGAATTGGAAACGCTCCAGGATTTACTGCGCAGTAGCGCGGAATACAGACGGCACTATCACGAAATATTGTCGGTTCATGCCGATTTGCATGAGTGCATTGATACCCAATCGAATGGTGACGATGGCATTCCCAATCCAACGCAATCATTTGGCGAGCAGTTATCTCGTCATACCACCGGCGATGCGAACCATTCAGCGACACCTTGGATCCGCAATATCGCTCCGCAAGCATGGATGGCGGTGGCGTCTCTCTCATCCATTGCCGCGACGTTCCTGGCAGTGGTGGTTTGGCAACAATCAGTGACGCTGGATCGACAAGTTCAACTGAAAGTGACTCCACCCGAAGTCAACAGCACGCCAACCGTTCGAGTTGTGCAAGCTCCCGATTCGATCGTCGTCCCCACGGCAACAGGTTCGCGACGCAAGGACAGCCTGGCCATCTTGCAACAAGCGGTGGAACCGGTCTGGGTCGATGGTACAAACGTCCCTCGAATTGGCGACGAACTGGCCTCCCAGACTTTGGAGCTGGACGCGGGGATTGTTCATTTGGCGTTCTTCAATGGAGCCACTGCAATTTTGGAAGGCCCCGCACGACTGGATCTGATTTCCAACCAACGTGGCGTGCTTCATTTTGGCAAAATTCATTGTTTCGTTCCCGACAGCGCCCAGGGATTTACGATCGAAACCGCAACCAACCGATTCGTGGACTTGGGAACGGAGTTCGGTTTGGATGTCGGTCGTGATGGGCTGCAAGAATTGCATGTTTTCAACGGCGAAGTCGAACTGCAATCGTTGGAAGAAACCAGCGAACCCCAGCGGATTTTGGGTGGCAATGCGATTGCTCGTGGTATGAACGACATTCAGTGGTCCTCGGTTGAAACCCAGCCCACACGTTTCACCAGCATCGCCAAGATGCAGGGACTGAAAGAACAATCCGATCGCCGCCGTGTCGAACAATGGCAATCAAGGATGGAGAACCTTTTGGAAGATCCGGACTTGCTGGTGCTTTACGACTTTGAACCGGACCCGAATGAACCGGGACGTTTGACTAACCGCAAATCCAATTCGATTCATGGAACGATTTTGGGATGCGAATGGGCGCCGGGTCGTTGGTCAGGCAAGCTCGCATTGGATTTCAAACGGCCCAACAACCGAGTCAGGTTCAACCTGCCGGGCACGTATCGAAATTTGACCATGTCGACGTGGTTGCGTGTCGACGGATTTGATCGAGTGTTCAGCTCCATCATGTCCAGCGATTTCTTTGACAATCATCATTTGCACTGGCAACTGAAATCCAACGGCAGCATCGGTTCCGGCATCAAACCGCCGACAACGCTCCGTTTGATTTACAACACGCCGCGATTGTTAGGGTACGAAGACTTGGGTCGATGGGTCCATCTGGCTCTGGTGGTCGACCAAGATGATGGCACCATGACTCACTACCTCAATGGAGAAATCGCGACGCGTTTGCCGATGGATACCGGAAGCGAACCGAACCGCATCGACGCTCTTGGCAGTGGACCATGGCCTCTTCGAATTGGAAAAGCTGAACTGGGGAACTGGAGCCCAGCGGAGGACTACGATGAATGGCTGGTTCGAAATTTGAACGGCCGCATCGATGAATTCGCGGTTTTCGCCCGCGCGTTGACGGCGGACGAGATTCAATTCGCGTATCAGTCCGGCAAACCAATCGATTGAAGCCGACACGGCAACATGTCTGCAATTGATCCTTCTCATTTACCTCGTACTTACTCCCACCCGTCATGACGTTCCGTACCCATCGTCGCCGGTTCCTTGGTCAATCCGTTGCCCTTTCAGCTGCAACATTGGCCCCAGCTCATCTTCGATCCACGGTTGCGGCGGAAACCGAATCGGCGAACGACCGTCCCGGTTTAGCGCTGGTTGGCGCAGGCCGAATGGGACACAACCACATGCGTTTTGCCAAAGGCATGTGCGACGTCGTCGCAGTTTGTGATGTGGATCAAA is a genomic window containing:
- a CDS encoding aldehyde dehydrogenase family protein → MSTMLPEIAPPKVRHTQLFIDGQWRDSASGKTFATINPATEEEIVQVAEGDKEDIDAAVKAARKAFDSGPWRTMDARDRGRLMMKLADAIENEIDELAQLETLDNGKPLRESRHADLPLVIDALRYYAGYADKIQGETVPIRGNYLCYTRKEPVGVVGQIIPWNFPMLMVAWKWGPALAAGCTIVMKPAEQTPLTCLRMAQLAKEVGFPDGVINVVPGFGPTAGGALVDHPGVDKIAFTGEHRTAQLIMKNSAQSLKRLTFELGGKSPNVIFSDADLDAAVQGSFVGLYLNQGQCCCAGSRVFVEESIHEAFVEKLTELTNKRVVGNPFEQATEQGPQIDQAQFDKIMSYIDKGNQQGASCVSGGKRSGDRGYFIEPTVFTDVQDDMAIARDEIFGPVMSVLSFKDSEDILKRANDTMFGLAAAVWTQDIKKAHHFAANVRAGTVWVNCYDVFDAAAPFGGFKMSGQGRELGTEGLKPYLESKTVTVAL
- a CDS encoding right-handed parallel beta-helix repeat-containing protein; its protein translation is MNILTTCKATGVVFAFLLLSCEAADRCNANEALPTPAYAEIEYHDRYLDPQWRPSIEPGMTLYVSPEREPGNETPADGSKQNPFTDLNKVRDHLRDYRKASGLPPGGVEVVLRPGRYKFEQPVVFGKIDSGTAKSPVIFRAERKGSVVFTAGESVDLKAAKVASGADLDRLKPSAHGAVMVLSIPASQQSLLSEYRRPRQISLDGNLLTLAQWPNLGYCHIDDIFDQGPTTRWLKPGEKPVPGSLDAPNGARFDTVETLSPLVQKEFARTRSMQVEGYFHNDWYFQREPVGMIRDGVVQLMQHTRYGVANKIKSIPRRVRLVNVLAELDEPGEWYYDADDARLYFWPTEGFDRRSSTLALLWSEHPAILQLKDVSYTVFRDIVFEDTGRAAVTIQSGEACLLSGCTFRNGAQRGVSIDGGLRHGITGCEFHDLESAFSMRGGDFKTLERCYHHATNNEVHSCRRRGYGVMGMNGVGMYFAHNLVHDMNGALSFNAVDTLMEFNEFYNIGYEMGDFNVAYCGANWHMMNNVLRFNFVHHLFEPGGHPIFGFRNDDGGMGLQMFGNVFYRSGRGAAQFQGPLNSFRNNITMKSGHMWWTNKSAITADEVAAEWKGLERFGRDLPHGDKGDNIYLLEQMLGKNGWNRPPWSEEFPKLGQAIALNPFAQTFCVVADNYVNEVRVPFHVHGGSGTVEGMESRKTGRVTDLPKSGHFELPEKIGWEAFVDVKKLDFTFREDFPTPKGFQPIPFDQIGLKTDASRPEPVDRSYRARVYQRFKDERGGRYDAESINARYRLMAN
- a CDS encoding DUF1559 domain-containing protein; this translates as MNERGRIRHAGFTLVELLVVIAIIGVLVGLLLPAVQAAREAARRMSCSNNFKQLGLGIHNYHSAYNQMPIQGTGPYGDESRGPNNNGNEGSENRRSTKAQGSALIGMMPFMEQQGLWEQMTVKTVSDDGVILYWPFGSNHTYGGSDVARYNPARTEIPTLRCPSDPGTGLPALGRTNYAMCLGDGIWNNHRGIKSRFNNSTVVGASAEPRCRGMFVAHASMKFRDVLDGLSNTIAMGEIATDLGDNFATTTIGTNSSNNEILCNPNACAALVDPERPTYWDINNGSYVPLINGNVKRGFRWTAAGAAFTGMNTMLAPNKPTCTRNSGNANSYEHVGTFTASSRHQGGAHVLMGDGAVKFITDSIDSGNSDAPPVDPGRSGCDPTAGRASPYGLWGALGTRASKEVIDQEF
- a CDS encoding sigma-70 family RNA polymerase sigma factor → MESQDSSINHADVERFVRLLTTHERKLRAFLFHLVVDRDAVDEIMQDACTSLWKKFSQLENDDGFLPWAYVICRYETLMYRRKLARDRLVFDEGLIEQLANEYESHITSEAVDLRQSYLKECMTHLRENDQRLLMTAYGSKTTIIDMAEQLGTSSNALYKSLGRLRRRLKDCVRSKLVATT
- a CDS encoding LamG domain-containing protein, with product MNRQLDELIDQYCAGCISKEELETLQDLLRSSAEYRRHYHEILSVHADLHECIDTQSNGDDGIPNPTQSFGEQLSRHTTGDANHSATPWIRNIAPQAWMAVASLSSIAATFLAVVVWQQSVTLDRQVQLKVTPPEVNSTPTVRVVQAPDSIVVPTATGSRRKDSLAILQQAVEPVWVDGTNVPRIGDELASQTLELDAGIVHLAFFNGATAILEGPARLDLISNQRGVLHFGKIHCFVPDSAQGFTIETATNRFVDLGTEFGLDVGRDGLQELHVFNGEVELQSLEETSEPQRILGGNAIARGMNDIQWSSVETQPTRFTSIAKMQGLKEQSDRRRVEQWQSRMENLLEDPDLLVLYDFEPDPNEPGRLTNRKSNSIHGTILGCEWAPGRWSGKLALDFKRPNNRVRFNLPGTYRNLTMSTWLRVDGFDRVFSSIMSSDFFDNHHLHWQLKSNGSIGSGIKPPTTLRLIYNTPRLLGYEDLGRWVHLALVVDQDDGTMTHYLNGEIATRLPMDTGSEPNRIDALGSGPWPLRIGKAELGNWSPAEDYDEWLVRNLNGRIDEFAVFARALTADEIQFAYQSGKPID